A stretch of DNA from Rheinheimera sp. MMS21-TC3:
TTCTGTTTCATGTTCATCATCATCAGATACGGCTATAGCATCGTCGCCTGATACTAAATTGATAGTTTTAGTACAGCGTTCCTTAGGTGGTAAATTATAGCCTGAGCAACCTAAAAACACCCCTGTAGAAGCAGTACGAATTCCCATAGCTCTGTCACAAGTTGGGCAAGCAATATCGGTTAAAACAAACTGATTTACTCGCATACCGCCACTTTCTGGCTCTAACTCTGCTGTTTTTAGTTTTTGCTGAAAGTCAGCATAAAAGTTATCCAACTCATTACGCCATGCAACTTGGCCATTAGCAATTTCATCTAACTTTAATTCCATATTAGCTGTAAAGTCGTAATTCATTAGGTTATTAAAGTTTTCAACTAGTCTATCGGTAACGATTTCGCCCATTTTTTCGGCGTAAAAGCGTTTATTTTCAACACGCACATAACCACGATCTTGGATTGTTGAAATAATAGATGCATAAGTTGATGGCCTACCAATGCCACGCTTTTCTAACTCTTTAACTAAGCTGGCCTCACCAAAACGTGGTGTAGGTTTAGTAAAGTGCTGACTGTCATTTAATTGTTGTAACTTTAACACTTCACCCGGCTTAACATCAGGTAAAACACTGTCTTCTTCCCCTTTGCGCTTAGCAACTGGCTGCACTTTGGTCCAACCGTCAAAACGAAGCACTCGACCTTTAGCGCGTAATTCAAAATCAGCTGCTTGAACTATCACATTGCTAACATCATATAATGCGGGTGGCATTTGGCAGGCCACAAATTGGCGCCAAATTAATTCATACAATTTGCGCGCATCTGCTTCCATCTCACCTAAAGCAGAGGCTAAAACTGTTACTTCTGAAGGGCGGATAGCTTCATGCGCTTCTTGAGCATTTGCCTTACTACCATAATTAAGAGGATGTTCAGGTAGATATTTTTTACCAAAATTTTCTTCAATATAGTCACGACAACTTGCTACTGCCTCAGCGCTCAAGTTTGTTGAGTCTGTACGCATATAAGTAATATGACCGGCTTCATATAAACGCTGAGCTAACATCATGGTTTTTTTAACACCATAACCTAAGCGTGTACTAGCGGCTTGTTGTAAAGTTGACGTTATAAAAGGAGCCTGCGGTTTACTACTGCTAGGCTTATCTTCACGATTAGCAACTTTATATTCTGCCGACTTAAGGATAGCTAATGCCGCTTGAGTTTGAGCTTTATTTAATGGTTTAAAAGCTTTGCCCTGTTGTTTTGTTACCTCAAGTTTTAAAGCATCTGCCGCAGCAGTTGTAGCATCCGCTGTTACTGTCCAATATTCTTCTGGAACAAAGGCTTTTATTTCACGCTCACGTTCAACAACCAAACGAACAGCTACGGACTGTACTCGTCCAGCGGATAAGCCTCGTGCGACTTTTTTCCATAGTAAGGGCGAAACCATAAAGCCCACTACTCGGTCTAAAAACCGCCTAGCTTGCTGTGCATTAACGCGGTCTTCGTTAACAACACCAGGTTCTTCAAAAGCATTTTGGATAGCATTTTTGGTAATTTCGTTAAATACAACACGTTTAAACCTGTCGTCATCACCACCAATAATTTGCTTTAAATGCCAAGCTATAGCTTCTCCTTCACGGTCTAAGTCCGTTGCCAGATAGATAGTGTCAGCTTTTTCTGCTAGTGCTTGTAACTCTTTTACTACTTTTTCTTTGCCTGGTAATATTTCGTAACGTGCCTTCCAGCCGTTTTCTGGGTCTATACCCATACGATCGACTAAAGCTTGATATTGCTTTTGCTCTTTGCTTAATTCTTTTTTAGTTGCAGATTTCTTTTTACTACTGCTAGTAGGCAAATCGCGTATATGACCCACGCTAGACTTAACCACGAAGTCTTTGCCTAGGTACTTATTAATTGTTTTTGCTTTTGCCGGTGATTCGACTATTACCAGTGATTTCGCCATCTTAATCCTGAGATCCCTAACTAAATTTTAGTACTTGCCCATTAAGTTGCTTTTTAACGTATATCCGTAAACTGCGGTTGTGACAAGTGAATAAACTGATTATTATGCAAACCAACTCAATTTCTGCGCTAACTGCTGGTATCATAACCAGTATATGCTGCGCATCTTAAAGGTTGCAAAAATAATAACAACTGCGCTATGCCAAAAAGGATAACAACTCATTATGAAATTTATTGAAGCAAACTTTGATGGCCTCGTTGGTCCAACTCATAACTATGCAGGCCTATCTATTGGCAATATAGCGTCTTTATCTAATGCTAAAAACACTTCAAGCCCGCGCCAAGCTGCCAAACAAGGCTTAAGTAAAATGAAAGCCTTACATGACCTTGGTATGGTTCAAGGCGTACTTGCGCCACAAGAGCGCCCTGATGTCCATACACTACGCCGGCTAGGCTTTTCTGGCTCTGATGCTGCTGTTATCGAAAAAGCCGCTAAACAAGCTCCTGCTGTGTTTAAAGCGGTTTGCTCTGCATCAAGTATGTGGACAGCCAATGCAGCAACTATTTCACCTAGTGCAGATACTGCAAATAATAAAGTCCACTTTACACCTGCTAATTTAACCAATAAATTTCATCGTTCATTAGAACCTAGCACAACAGGCAACATATTACAGGCTATGTTCCGCGATCCTAAGTATTTTTCGCATCATACACATTTACCAGATAATGACCACTTTGGTGATGAAGGCGCGGCAAATCATACCAGACTTTGTAGTCAGTATGGCAAAACCGGTGTTGAGCTTTTTGTTTT
This window harbors:
- the topA gene encoding type I DNA topoisomerase translates to MAKSLVIVESPAKAKTINKYLGKDFVVKSSVGHIRDLPTSSSKKKSATKKELSKEQKQYQALVDRMGIDPENGWKARYEILPGKEKVVKELQALAEKADTIYLATDLDREGEAIAWHLKQIIGGDDDRFKRVVFNEITKNAIQNAFEEPGVVNEDRVNAQQARRFLDRVVGFMVSPLLWKKVARGLSAGRVQSVAVRLVVEREREIKAFVPEEYWTVTADATTAAADALKLEVTKQQGKAFKPLNKAQTQAALAILKSAEYKVANREDKPSSSKPQAPFITSTLQQAASTRLGYGVKKTMMLAQRLYEAGHITYMRTDSTNLSAEAVASCRDYIEENFGKKYLPEHPLNYGSKANAQEAHEAIRPSEVTVLASALGEMEADARKLYELIWRQFVACQMPPALYDVSNVIVQAADFELRAKGRVLRFDGWTKVQPVAKRKGEEDSVLPDVKPGEVLKLQQLNDSQHFTKPTPRFGEASLVKELEKRGIGRPSTYASIISTIQDRGYVRVENKRFYAEKMGEIVTDRLVENFNNLMNYDFTANMELKLDEIANGQVAWRNELDNFYADFQQKLKTAELEPESGGMRVNQFVLTDIACPTCDRAMGIRTASTGVFLGCSGYNLPPKERCTKTINLVSGDDAIAVSDDDEHETELLRQKKRCQKCGTAMDSYLIDEQRKLHVCGNNPECDGYEIEQGSFKIKGYDGPLIECDKCGADMQLKSGRFGKYFGCTNTECKNTRKLLRNGEAAPPKEDPVHLPDLKCAKSDTYFVLRDGAAGIFMAAATFPKSRETRAPLVAELAKYRDLISPKFYYLADAPQKDPEGNLAVIRWSRKTKQQYVMTEVDGKATGWAAWYEKGKWVVTKK